A genomic stretch from Candidatus Nitrososphaera gargensis Ga9.2 includes:
- a CDS encoding AlbA family DNA/RNA-binding protein → MMTAIVEQKTSLEPRLHVPPAVLLIGKKRTLDYVAPALYRINSTGELIIKAIGSLSIVTAVDVAEIVKRDVDVLTKSITVGTDELRIATGEIKRMSCIEIHLIKNNPIAVVPPAIDVHAPVEEAAAPVEISIEAAPDVAATVEVPVVVAEEKAKKPRAKRSSTTAKKKSSKKKKNSVSV, encoded by the coding sequence ATGATGACAGCAATCGTAGAACAGAAAACCTCACTAGAACCAAGACTGCATGTTCCACCGGCGGTTCTTCTCATCGGCAAAAAGCGCACACTGGACTATGTTGCACCGGCGCTATACAGGATAAACAGCACCGGTGAGTTAATAATCAAGGCAATAGGCAGCCTTAGCATAGTGACTGCAGTAGATGTCGCAGAGATTGTAAAGCGCGACGTAGATGTTTTGACAAAGTCAATCACAGTGGGAACTGACGAGCTTAGAATTGCAACCGGCGAGATAAAGCGCATGTCTTGCATCGAAATACACCTGATTAAGAATAACCCAATAGCCGTAGTACCGCCGGCGATCGATGTTCACGCGCCCGTAGAGGAAGCAGCAGCACCAGTCGAAATCTCTATTGAAGCAGCTCCTGATGTTGCAGCAACTGTTGAAGTGCCGGTGGTTGTAGCAGAAGAAAAGGCAAAGAAGCCAAGGGCAAAAAGGTCGTCGACTACCGCAAAGAAAAAATCAAGCAAGAAAAAGAAAAACTCTGTATCGGTCTAG